In a single window of the Cupriavidus basilensis genome:
- a CDS encoding CidA/LrgA family protein, protein MPRAVTVTSSTSTSTSTSTSTSATLPQPPGARLRTGAIALTQVVALSALWLLADWLRGRLGLPLPAGLLGLLALAALLFSGAVRGGWVRRGADWLLGEMLLFFIPAVLAVVQYPELVRHQGWRICAVIALSTLAVMVVTALVVEQVVRLELRLARRARRATHNRQQHHA, encoded by the coding sequence ACCTCCACCTCCACCTCCACCTCCACCTCCGCGACCTTGCCGCAGCCACCCGGTGCCCGCCTGCGCACTGGCGCCATCGCGCTGACCCAGGTGGTGGCGCTGTCGGCCCTGTGGCTGCTGGCGGACTGGCTGCGCGGGCGGCTGGGGTTGCCATTGCCGGCTGGTTTGCTTGGGCTCCTGGCCTTGGCCGCGCTGCTGTTCAGCGGGGCGGTGCGCGGTGGCTGGGTGCGTCGCGGGGCGGACTGGCTGCTGGGCGAGATGTTGCTGTTCTTTATCCCGGCGGTGCTGGCGGTGGTGCAGTATCCGGAGCTGGTCCGGCATCAGGGTTGGCGGATCTGCGCCGTGATTGCCTTGAGCACGCTCGCGGTGATGGTGGTGACGGCGCTGGTGGTGGAGCAGGTGGTCCGCCTCGAACTCAGGCTGGCGCGCCGCGCGCGCCGTGCCACGCACAACCGGCAGCAGCACCATGCATGA